TTTAAATTTAGTTGGTTAAAAATTACTCAAAAGTAGAATATGCTTCTACACCAAATGAAACTGCATCTATACCTGCTGATTCCTCTTGTTTCGAAATTCTGATTCCAAAAGTTTTCTGCATTATTTTCATAATTATAAAAGTAAGAATAAAAGAAAAACTTCCTATTACAAAAACACCCAATGCTTGTGTACCTAACATTGCAGCTCCACCTCCAAAAAATAAACCTCCATCTGTTGCAAATAAACCAACAGCTAAAGCACCAAATAATCCATTAACACCATGTACAGCAATTGCTCCTACTGGATCGTCAATTTTTAATTTATCAATATATAAAACAGCAACATCAACCAAAACACCCGCAATTAAACCAATTACAATGGCAGCATTTGGTCCAACCACATTACAACCTGCTGTAATAGCAACTAAACCTGCTAAAACACCATTTATAGTCATGGTAATATCTATTTGTCCGTATCTAAAGTACGTATAAAACATGGTTGAAATTCCACCTGCAGCAGATGCTAAAAATGTATTTGTTGCAACGGTACCAATCAATTCCCAATTACCAACAGCACCTAAGGTAGAACCTGGATTAAAACCAAACCAACCGAACCATAAAATAAAAGCACCAACGGCAGCTAAAGGTAAATTATGACCTGGTATTGCGTTTACTTCTCCATTTTTCTTGTATTTACCAATTCTTGGGCCTAAAACAATGGCTGCTGCTAAAGCAGAAAAACCACCCATTGCATGTACAGCTGCAGAACCTGCAAAATCATTAAAACCTCTTAAAGCTAACCATCCATTCGGGTTCCAAACCCAATTGGCAACTAAAGGATACATTATAGCACAGAATATAAATACATAAATGGCATAACTCCAAATTTTCATACGTTCTGCGACTGCTCCAGATACAATTGAAATGGCTGCAATAGCAAAACCTAATTGTATAAACCAGAACAATTTATTAGAAACGGTTAATCCTAAACCTAAATCTGTGGTCATGATGCCTGTATCAAAAGCAAACCAACCATTAGAATTACCATACGCAATTCCGAAACCAACGATATAAAAAGCGATTCC
The window above is part of the Polaribacter sp. SA4-12 genome. Proteins encoded here:
- a CDS encoding ammonium transporter, with amino-acid sequence MSALGSITVEQPQLINAIDTIWVAICAAIIFFMEGGFALLEAGFVRSKNAMSIIAKVFIDITFGGIAFYIVGFGIAYGNSNGWFAFDTGIMTTDLGLGLTVSNKLFWFIQLGFAIAAISIVSGAVAERMKIWSYAIYVFIFCAIMYPLVANWVWNPNGWLALRGFNDFAGSAAVHAMGGFSALAAAIVLGPRIGKYKKNGEVNAIPGHNLPLAAVGAFILWFGWFGFNPGSTLGAVGNWELIGTVATNTFLASAAGGISTMFYTYFRYGQIDITMTINGVLAGLVAITAGCNVVGPNAAIVIGLIAGVLVDVAVLYIDKLKIDDPVGAIAVHGVNGLFGALAVGLFATDGGLFFGGGAAMLGTQALGVFVIGSFSFILTFIIMKIMQKTFGIRISKQEESAGIDAVSFGVEAYSTFE